The Glycine soja cultivar W05 chromosome 4, ASM419377v2, whole genome shotgun sequence genomic sequence atatcaaataaatattttttaattattcaatcaaGCATTcaactaatattttataattttaacattttaaaaatattgaactaTTTTTGGGGACATGATTCTTCTGGAAGCATTTTATAGAAGAAgataaaagtgtaaaatgatacaatgatcataaaaattaattaatgagatTAGACGATCATCGTCGACATATATATTTTGCACAGCTGCACAAGATCTCCGCCCTTGAAAAATGTCCCCCTATTTAAAACTATTGTGTAGGAAAAAATACACAAGAGTTCCAGCAATTGACTCTTTTATTataaaggtttaaatatatattttatattaataatattttttttcagtttatgattattttattttttaccatctaacatataaaaataaattttttgaaatatcaggcaataaaataaagtaaaaatattttatagataataaacttaaaaaatgagtatattatcgatataaaaaaaacatatttaaatcttttaaaaatataataattagagaggttgaaaaacaaatgaccactGTTGGATTTATACCGTATGCAGACATACTTTAACCGAAAGAGACCCCATTTGATATTTCTCAGTGTGAGTAATTTATgccaatatattttaatgagtaatattatgtaaataatattataaatgcgTATAATTTATGCATTTGAATGGATAAAACAAGTAAATTTATATAACTTCAATCTTTGATAATCTTTTTATTCGATGTGAGTCAACATTCGAAGATATTAAAAATAGGTGGAAATCACAGTAAGAGTAACATGAAATTTGTCATGATGATGAAGGTTGATTTCATTAGCGAGTAATATCTAATTACACTAACAGAAATAGGACATGTCAACTTTACTATACACAATTATGCCTCAACTCAGGAGAATTTTATCATCTCTGTTGTTTCTGGCCTCCCCTGAACCTCAGTgtactatattttaatttccacaTGACCAAGCAATCATggagttttttgttttcttctttttttgctgtttatattttttttcctcagtTGCTTCTCTGTCTCTCACACCACATGTTGGTACGTTGAAAACAAAGATCAGCTGGCAGCCTCTGAGATACTTTGTAAAGAGGGTTGCCAAAATCTTGTCTTAGCAGTGGCACCATTATTAGTTGTTGCTGTTATCCTTGGTCGAGCTCTTTCAGGATTGGTAATTGCctgaaaaatcaaatacatgTAACAATTATATGGGTTGGCATCACCAATTAACAATTAGCATACAATGGATCTCTATCAAAATCCAAAACTTTAATAATATGATGAAGTTGGAACCTAAAATCTTAGGTAAATTATCTAAAGCTTGACTATAGTGGCTAATTCCTAGCATTTTGATGTCCAACACTAGTTTTGTTCAtgtaaatttttatgataaGGGAGATGGGTCAAGTTCCTAGTTCCCAAAATAAGTAGTGAAGCCTTGAttagcaaaaataatttttgaatagATTTACAAACTCCTATAAGATACCCTAATAATGAAATTTActgttcataaaaaaatgatgtttcGTGATGGAAAATTGATTGGCATAACCAGAGACactatatatacatcaagcaccACTCAATTATCAGCTCCCATTCTATAAGATTTAACAAATCTATAGCTGAAATGATGTACTCTTTGCAAGTGGAaatagtaaaatgaaaaaaaaaaaacatattttggttGAAACTTACCTTATTGTCCTCCATTTCAGACCTCCTTGCtactttctccttctccaattCTAGCTTGAGAGCTGACTCTGGCACGTTTTGCCTCATCTTTGCCTTTTGCTTTTCCCTCAATCCCTTCATGACCTCTGAACCCAAAAAAGAAGATCTTTTAATTAAAAGCTCAAATTTGGAATAACACTAGCGTACCCATGTCCAAAGAATCCTCGCTATGCGAAGTTATGAAAGAAAATCATTGTCACAGTCTTAtccttaaatatgtaaaagactGTTTTTTTGAATTCAAACCCATAACTAACCGGTCACAAAAGACACAACTTTAACGTTGTGTCAGAGCTCCCCTCTAAAGGCTAAAATTTGGAATaaccaaagaaaaatataaaagcttTTTTAACAACAAAATAGAGTGTAGTTGCAAGTTGGAACTAGTTAACTAACCTTGAGTTGTGATGAGTCTATAAACTTGGCCAAGAACAAGAGTATCAGTGGGCTTGAGAAGCTTGATTCGAGTTATTCGAACCGGGTTGTTGGCGTTGGAGCAATTTTGAATGTCTTTGGTTGGACACAATGTGGTGGAGATGAGAAGAGCAACGTAGTGACCAGGGTTGGTTTTCATGACATGTGTGGCACTCAAAGGTGCATAGAACTTGTCTACTTTCCCATTTGTATGCTGAATCACTAGTGTTGCTGCATCGATGGCTTGGCAATTTCCCATCTCCTAGTTTCTTCAATGAAACGCCAAAAATGAGAGGTAATGTTGGAGACTTTATAATATAGCAGCCACTCAGTCCCACAAATTTTCAACGCCCAAACTCGTAGGGATATTTTTACTTAATCTCTATGCTATGGAGTGTGGATGGTTAAATATACTTGGATATGTGGATCCTTCTATTCAGTGTAAGAGTCGgcttaaaaagttaataaaaaaatattattattctgcaaaaaataaaaacattaaaaactatagaattaattattaacaaaattaactattaattttttttaattttaataaaaaaattagcagttactaattttttaatcaatatcctTTAGATActctttaatatttattaaatgtatattgataagtaattatttaggagtttttttaatctatcataattaagtttttgactATCCAGTTAAgctttaaaatattcttatgtTATAATGTTTTACATCATAAAATTAAACCTCAATCTAGAATTTCATCACACTTAATATTTCTTactttgaaaaatgtgtttcaTAGAAATTGAATTTGGTTGTTCAGAAGAataaaacaccaaccaaaattattttatataatggaATTCTGGAAAGAGGAAagcattgttataaaaataaacttggaCGGACTCGTTGAATTACTTTGACCGAAAATCAGTGATATAATCAGTTTGaactaattgttaaataaaaaatagtactaCGAGTTTGAATAGATTCGTgtgttgcaacttgcaagtagtAATTTATTCAAGTATAAAGTTTACaagttatcaaattttaaaataatattcgcGAGTAATCCACGTAGTATTTAATAACCAATTCTTACATATCTGATAACACTCGTAGAAAGAGGCAAATTGATCAAACCTGATtctttttagaaatttatttttaaaaggaatctaTTTCAAAACATTATTTTGAAGGGCTGAGTTTTTGGAAGGATTTCGTCATAGGAGTTGACGAGTTAAATACGTGACGGCAGCAGTTAGGGGAACTCGTTAGAGAAGATAGTGAGACACAGTCCATGTGGTGAGATTCTTTATTCTAACAgccaaatgttttttttacagaaattttttttttaatttaaaacgagtataacttttaataagaatgtctgattgaggctcaTAATATGTCAAAATACTTGAAATTGAATAAGAAATCTCCTGACAAATTTCCAAAGTGAATTTGActaactcattttttaaaaaatggattTAAGATTCAACTCACCAATTCCACGGACAAAATTCCTCCAAAAATTAACCCATACGAAAAACGCATCCAACGCGGATAGACGTGGCAAGCAACGATTGGATGCATGAGGTCGTGAGGAAACACAGTGGGACCCAGGCAGCTGAGTTTGATGTGATGTGCAGCTCTCAAACGTTACATTCCCTTGGGTCTACCGTGTTTGGGTAAATGACATGTTCCTATTCACAAAGTAATTGCCATGCATGTGAGTGTGACCACCCAATTACCGAAGCCCTGTCTCTTGTCGGTTACATTGCCTTTACCAGGTTATCATGATTTCCCTCAGTGCATGCCACTGACCCTTTTGCATAACCTCTTTAAATGGAgcaataatttcattttattattatgatattcatattaattttattgataattaatatttattaaaaaatttgacggattatttttttgttaaagaatatgtttggtttttagCTTAACCTGATGTGCataaattgaactaaaaaataaggataaaattttttttataaatttttttgtcactATCATTCATttgcaataaatatttaaatgtgtAAAGTTTTTCCTTCCGATcatgttttacatttttttaatttaaaattttatttaataagatcGAAATCAATACTATTTAGAATAATAACTTGTTGATGGGTTTTATATAATATTCTACATGATTATGTCGTCAGCATGTTATAATGTTTGCTAGATCTAATATAGTACATTCATAatacataataatttctttaattggCATATCAAACACCGGTTGTTGTTGCACGTAATTTGGAAGATGGGTGAAGGAATACACATGAGGATGGCTTTGATTTGAGTCGGTTTTTTGAATGAcaagtttattttcttatacATATTTTAGTCTTCCGACGGATTCTAACAAGGATACATAAAATATGGGACATTATCAATTGCTTAGTGCTTTTGGTCTCGTTTACTCGGGAACAAGGATGGTGCATTAGGGTCAAATAGCTATAATCAACCGTGAGTTGCATCCCATGTTTGACAACCACAACCACCAATGCCAATGATTATCGCCAAATCTTGGATTGCATGAGAATTTCATCACTCATGTTTAGACTTTAAAGACTACTGTCATGTTCTTTCATGATCATGCTTGAATCGGGATCCATAACACATTCagcaattgaaataatttttaaaaaaaaatgttacatggCGTGATATAACTGAGGAAGTtagatcaaatatttttatatgaatttttatttggaaacaaaattttatgaCTCATAGTTATTCTACCAACTTACCTAGTTCGTGTAATAAGATTATCTCTTGAATAGAAGATTCATGCATGTGGATGTGGTCTCAGACCAAagatttgtatttgtttttgcattcaaatcTTACTTATTGAAATACATATGTTTAAACTCTttgaatatcaaattaattccattaaaaatattaagattcaTTATTCGTGATTCAAAGACAAATCAATCATATAATGTGCATGAAATCTTTTTAAAAGACAAGCGCAAAAATATAAGAACGAAAGTAAAGTTATATAGTTGAAAACTtttcaaacaaatcaaaaacTTTGAAAACTATTGAAAGACGAGAGAAGAAAGAGGGAGGTTTTTAAAGGTTAGGaagatatatatgatatatctatCATCTTTTCGAGATATGATTAAGCAAAGAACCTTTTTAGAAAATCTTTGGTTTGCAAATAATATTCTCTCCACAGTACACAGAGCAATTCtttcttaaattaattgaaaataattaaattaatagccCCTTATGTTTGTTAAGGCTCTTGAGGAACTTATAAATTCCTTTAATTAGTTTATGAGttactttaattatattaaattgtttgtttgatacacaaatttattttaatgacttgtttttcataaattagtttatttttcataaactacTTGAATTAAACACTAgctagtttttttcttttcaatcttattcttactattttattttaaattttgttttatctttttatttaatttaaaaattctcttatctattttttgttgtttagaaAAATCCTCGTATCTAATTTTATGTTCTTGCATGCACACTACACACATGAAAATTGTTACATTATTCCTTAAGGTTAGAAATTCATTGaattatatcaattttataattatttttatgtttttctttaaaaaatattatgacctAATTTGATTCcctacataatttttattttatcgatTCAATTCATAAAAGCAAAAATATGTCCTACTTTAaagatgataaattattaaaaataaaattcaaatatttgaaatattatatatatatttttatgtcattTGATATTTATTAGCTAACTTATCAACTAATCTTATTaaacattttcaattaaatcagataactaataaatttttaatttttcagctCCTAGATTATAACTTGTAATCTTTCAGTTAGTTTATAagttaattaaactttttttactagcttaaaaattttgtttgaccaaaataaatttgtttaatataCAAACTTATGTTAGTGGCTTATTTTCCATAAGCtacttcaaataacttatcaaTATAAGTTACTTGAAGTAACTTATGAAAAAAgcttatgaaaaataagttagcttataagttattatcttttttttcttctcaattttatctttgttattttatttaaaattccattttatcattttattcagTTTAAAAAAATCCTCTTATATTTGTTGTTCACAGTTAGAAAAAACCCgcatatctaatttttattattattatacaacttgaaattctaatattttattagtttctttaatgtcaaacaatttattttaatcaattattgcattgtttattttgatttatagttaaaatatttGGTTACTAAACCAAAGTTgctaaaaaagaatcaaaattatatatactacATTGTATAGCGTGAAACCCcattaaaaagatattaaattttatcagTCAAAAGATATGATTTGTATCAAATTTCGTAGTCATCAACATGACATACATAGACATCAAGTtcttcttttacaaataaaaaatgaatgtttaagaaaattataaaaaatgattttttatttgttgtttaaaataatattgttaataaaatatttaaatattaaaaaatgattttaaacaatatagttctaataaattttatttaatttaattttaattttccaaaaacaaatgaaaaaattaattttactatttttatataatacaaaatttaaaaaattattatggtaCTTTTTAATGTGATaagtaattataattaaaattcaaaatattagaaatattaaatatattattttacgtGATTTGACATTTATCagtttatttatctattattcttACAAAATAGTTTCAAATAATTCAACAAGTTTCCAACTCTTAACTTATAAGCTTTCAGCTAGGGGTATCCAAAAACTGGTTAGATAAAAAACCCGAACCAAACAAGTTTTAAACTGTTTCGATTTTATATCCAAATagtcaaatcaattttaaaatatagtttttgaACCAAACTTGTTTTGAACCAGTTTAAATTGGTTCTAAGAATTGAATTGGTTCCGAACCGGTTTTTGaacctttttttataataaaaattgattcaaGTGAAAACCAGTTTATTTAACCAAAtcgattttgtaaaaataatttggttaaccgaactaattttataaaacaatgCAGTTAGTTTTCAAACCAGTTCGGATCAAAACCGATTCAATTTCAGTTGAGTTATAATATGGTTAGGTTCGAATCAATTTTTTTGCATACTCCTACTTTTAGTTAGCTTATAAGTTTTCAACTAGTTTTATCAAAACACCATGAGGAGATTAcaccaagaaaaaaattagtttaccATAACCTGAAGTTGTGTCTAGTCATTGGCTATCCACTAAGATATTTTTACTAACAACCGTTGATTTACAAGAATATATTGTAACTAGTGCGTTGCTTgggtatataaataattaaagaaatatttaaataaattatttatttgataaatcaaatttaaaaatataattgtcaatgatattttatatcattttttgttaaaggagataaaaaaattacgtatgaattaagatattttttatttatcaatatatttataaggaaatatttcaaaattggaGACTGATCATTCAACTAAAATTGATTAATGTGAAGATAAAAGTAAGTGttgtgtataaattttttaagaacaatataaaaataaaatgaaattgacataataaaacaacaacaaaaaaatatttaatgaaagaaaaatagttaatcataatggtaaaacacataaaaataatgcGAATAAAACACCGAAAATTGTTCATTTAAATAGacttattgtatttattttcttttgctggtgacttgttaaattttgttttctttattgtgcttctttttaaactttgatgtcagaacaatttttttatccgtCTTTCTCCTTAATGGACTCTATGAGATTGAATAAACCTCATTTGATGATGTATATGCATCTTTTGACTTCTTGGATACTTGTAGAGTTTTTACTTATGACAgattattttttcacatttttctttaatggactttctttttcttttgatgatgaagatgtatCTTTTGATTTCTTGGATAATTGTAGCTTTGGACTTTGACTTGTGACAATTTGTTTATTCgccttttttcttaataaacttTGTGAGATTTGATAAACTTTTTCGTTAGATGATGAAGACGCACCTTTTGACTTGTTGGATGCTTGTGACTTTGAACTTTGTCTTATAATTAGTTCTTCATGTCACTcatttgtgacaattaatttattcaccttttttttaatggacTTTGTGAGATTTGATGGTTCTATTGTATCAATAAAGAAATACCCATTTATGTATATTTGTGAGCGGACATCATTATCAATATGAGACATTTTATTTGTGTGTGCACTCTAGTCATTATTGAGAAAACTAGATTAATTGGTCTGTTTGCTTAATGGCTTGTTAACCTCTTTAACCAGATGAAAACATAATATTGATTTAGTGATTAGGGAAGgatgaagggagaagggaggggaAGATGTTGAGTTCAAATCCCTCCCatcatatttttaacaaaactaagaaaacaaaaaccttTATAACCATATAACCAATCATTATGTAATTTGAACGAAGAGTTTTATGGcacaaggaagaaaaaaatggcCAAATATATTGATCAATTTGATTGCACAACCTCTTTAAATTATAAAGTtaatacaaacaaattataaattgtaaataaatcgtccaaaaatttaaaataatatctatattacttttaatttaattcaaactCAAATTTAAGTCTAACTAGCTTAGTGTCTTGTGCATTGTTCAGATATTGAAttcacattttataatttataagaataattttttaatattaatatgatttttaatatatttagtttaatacatatatgttagtaaatatgtcaataaatatttatatatatttttatatgcacATATACTCTAGAAAGTTGTTACTATTTGGGGTGATGTCCTAGGTAAAATTTCCTTCACTTTTATGATATCTTGCAATTTGCACAAAGATTCTATCATAATTTGGAAAAATCAAACTTGTGATCGACGGGTCGAAACACTAGGTCACTAATTGATCTGTATGGTCAATctttattaaaaacattaaaaatttcataCCATGTCTTCAAAATAATTGCCTAATTTATAACATGATGTCTTAGTGATACATGATAAAATCACaatactataaataaatatatttattattatctagCTAATGAATTTGTTGAtgcctaattttattttaaaaagtggtATTTATCCATGTggtaaaatattcttttacaataaattttgaaatttaattaattaattaaatatgttaaagTTGTCATATATacgaaaatattataaatactaaGATCAATTTATTagtaataatcataaaaataataaaatcatttgtatatattatagGTATGATGTAgcgtaatttatttattatttgatttaaatattaataatataattaataatctgtaaattgattaaaataaatgtttattcaattttttaaataataatgtctTTATTAGAATACTTAAATTAAggttgttaaattttaaaaatatattttcacaagaaaaaaatatttgaaattaaaaaaaattgtatactgGAATAATCTTATACAtggttagaatttttttatcaaattaaaaaaagttgtataCGAGAATTGTTATATACTTgtgttagaaaataataatatagaattttattacataaaatattaatagaataattatattaaatattgataaataatatacAGTATAGGGAACCTGACAatatcacaaaaaaattatacctcACAAGAAAGGAATGtataattcataatttaattatacatgTAATAGAAAATCAtgataattaatcaaaaattaccataattataataaattgaataacatataatataaaattttcataatcaattcaatcttgaattattttttaatctcataCATCATTTAAGTTATaatcattttcaaataaaaaaacatgcctCACTTAATAATGTTATGATcaactaatgaaataaaaatcattaaaatgaatagattgaattgaataattttatttaattattttaatttttggcagagggaaaatgaaaatgaaattgtgaCGTTAGCATCACCTGTTGgaacaatagtttatggcaaactgaaaaaattattggctgagtcacggacaatgtcgctttctttaagacgtttcgtggcactgtcaaaaattgtgcaagcagactatcaaccacgacgtccccaggataaaacagctcagatcactgtataagattctcactgcactgagggaaccttttctagaattacaccctcttgtatgacttgaaaagtcactctaaagccacccgaaaatatgacttgaaaagtcactctaacagccaaccgaaaatatgactttaaaagtcactctaatagccaaccgaaaaatatgacttgaaaagtcactattatagccaaTCGAAAATATGACTAAAAAAGTCGCTCTAATAACCaaccaaaaaatatgacttgaaaagtcactcttatagtcaatcgaaaatatgacttaaaaagtcactattatagccaaccgTAATTTTATAGCGATAGAAAGAAAGAGGAAGAAGTTTTCCGaaaatgcatcggctgaaatatgggagggagaaagaaaagttgaggaaatgcttctcaactgggggcaaggaaaaatgaacaaatgagctctctatatatagggagtgaaacactattcaagtgtttatcctgagcgatgtgggacttgaagcctttttttttcttctatttttttcctttcttttttttcaaactttcatccacattctcctttgttctaacaatcccccacttgaaatttgaaaagaagattttcgaggatttcataaaattgtgcaTAAACAAAGGTGTCATACAACTTGAACCTTTGCATAGTGAGTAAGATTCAGATTTTACTAGAGTGACTCGAAGTCTTGAACTCTATCTCTGACATCAAACCACACACAACATTTTCATAGGTGTATTCTATAAAGCTCGTGCGTTAAAGGCCATGCACGTTTATCCCGGTATAGTGAACGCTCTAGAAATTTTTGCTCGAAATTTCATATGAAGCGGTCCCCACTTCAACATTCACATAGGTGAGTCTATCAAGAGTACTCCTGTAGCCTAGGTACTCCACTCAACGTAGAGTATAGATCTCATTaagaattatgatttttttttcataactcatcctcttgttacttcAGGAATCATGTTGCTTTCACTTATAACAGCATGTTCATCTCATATTACTTCATAACTTGTTATTACCCATTGAACCTAGTTCTTGGGATCTCCAGTCATTTAGGTCGGGTTACCATCATGAATGATCATCGCAGTAAGGGCAATAGTCCCATTCTTTTAGAAGTGTAATGGACTTTCTCTCTAGCTAATCCTTTTGTCAAAGGATCTGCTAAATTATCATCAGTGCGTACGTGATCCACTCTAACAGCTCCTGTTGAGAGTAATTCTCTAACAGTGTTGTGCTTATGATGTATCTGTCATTTCTTACCATTGTAATAAcggttctcaatttttttcaatagcCACGGTACTATCACAATGGATCAACACAGCTGATATTGGTATTTCCCATAACGGAATCTCTGCAAGTAAGCTTCTCAGCCAACTTGTTTCCTCACTAGCAGTTGCTAGTGCTATCATCTCAAATTCCATAGTGGACTGAGCTAAGATAGTCTGTTTCTTTGACTTCCAAGAAACAGCCCCACCAGCTATGCTAAATATATAGCTGCTGGTTGCTTTGGAATCATCTGAAAGAGTGTTCCAATCTGCATCGTTGTATCCTTCAAGTACAGCGGGAaaccttttataatgtaatccaaggtttatggttcttttaaggTACCTCATTACCCTTTCAATAGTGTGCCAGTGCTCCATACTAGGTCTACTGATAAACCTGCATAATAATCCCACAACATAGGCTATGTCGGGTCTAGTACAATCAGTGGCATACCTAAGGCTACCAATGATACTTGCGTACTTAGTTTGTCGTATACCTTCACCAGTGTTCTTAAACAATTTTACACTTGGATCATATGGTGTACTAACAGGTTTACAGTCAAAGtagtcatatttctttaagatcttctcaatgtagtgagattgatccagagaaattccctcttttgacctagtaatcttaataccaaggattacacttgcttctctgaggtctttcatatcaaagttgttaCACAACAATGATTTCACATCTAATTGGTTTGCAGCCAGGAGGCAAGTCTACTAAATGCCATGTTTTGTTAGATTCTAAAGAATCCATCTCATTATTAATGGTTTCTTGCCACAAGTCAGCATCCAAAGAAGACAAAGTTTCTTGGAGGTTTGATGGATCCTCCTCTAATGTATAAGTCATATAATCGGGCCCATAATCTTTAGCAATTCTTGCTCTCTTACCTCTTTGAGGCTCTATATTTGATTCTGGTTGTGcaagattttcactactaatagtaGGAAGATGACTAGATGAAGTACCCCTACTattccttaatttaaaagaaaatcagaAACCAGATTCTTTCTCATCTCTGGAGTATGCATCACATCTTTGAGAATCAAAGTCTTTCCAGAGGTAAACTTCAGTTCAACATCTCCAGTTCCAGCAACAGTAGTGGTGTGGAAATCTCCCAGCaacactttcttattttcaacattcgTGTATGTTTTAATCATAGCACGATCATAGTAGACATGGCGAGAGGCGCCAGTGTCTATCCACCATCCATCTGATCCTCCAATCATATTAATCTTAGTTATCACAACTATGTATGACTCTTGAGCAATTTTTTGTATCTCATGGGATTAAGACTCTACTGATTTATCATTAGTCATTTGATACTTGAGGTAGCGGCTAACAACATACTTTTTAGTCTCAGCTTCCTCAGtatcatacttctcttccaaagccAGCCAAACTAATTTGACAGACTTATATAGGCTATAATAATCATAGAGATCATCAACTAA encodes the following:
- the LOC114409802 gene encoding uncharacterized protein LOC114409802, coding for MGNCQAIDAATLVIQHTNGKVDKFYAPLSATHVMKTNPGHYVALLISTTLCPTKDIQNCSNANNPVRITRIKLLKPTDTLVLGQVYRLITTQEVMKGLREKQKAKMRQNVPESALKLELEKEKVARRSEMEDNKAITNPERARPRITATTNNGATAKTRFWQPSLQSISEAAS